The sequence GCCCGCCGACGCGCGTACCCATGAGCTCGTGGACGGTCGGCTCGAACCCGCTCAGCTCGCGGGCTGGAAGGTCAGCTCGAGCGGGGCACCGCCGCGCTCGACGCCGAGTTGGGCGGCGGTGGCGCCTCCGAGTACACACAGGAGATAGGTCGACCCCTCGGTGCTCTTCACCGGGTCGCCGTTCACCGACACGATCGTGTCTCCCGACTGGAAGCCGAGGTTCGCGAAGTGGCTGCCCGGCTCCAGCCGCACCAGCTGCTGGCCGTAGATCTGACCGTCGGCGAACACCGGGATCAGCTTCGCCCCGTCGAGGAGCGCGCCCAACCGATCCTGGTGCTCGGCCGTGACGAAGCAGCGGTTGCCGTCGGTGCCGCTCCCGGTCGCGCAGGCGAGGGCGGTGACGGTGAAGGCGATGGCGACGAGACGTTCGAACATGGAGACCTCCGAAACCCCACGCTACCAGAAGCGGCCGCGTGCCCCTCGAGCCACGGCGCGTTCTTCTTCCGCCCGGGCCTGAATTCTCCCCGGACGGCGAACCCGCGCGGCTACTCTGCCCGCATGAGCCGCTACGCGTACGACCCCGACCTGGTGCCCGCTCTCGACCTCTTGCCCACGGTCAGCGACCTCTCGAGTCTCGACTCGATCCGCGAGATCCGCGCCGCGCGGGCGGCCTTGCCGAAGCCTCCCGATCGTGACGACGTGACCCTCGAGGACCGCACGGTTCCCGGTTGCGACGGCGATCCGCCGGTGCCGGTCCGCATCTATCGGCCCAAGGCACCGGCGGACGGGCTGCGCCCCGGCGTGTTCGAGATCCATGGCGGTGGCTTTCTGATGGGCAGCATCGAGATGATGGACCCGTGGTGCCAGCTGGTCGCTTCCGTCCTCGACGCCGTCATCGTATCGGTCGAGTATCGACTCGCGCCGGAGCATCCCTTCCCGGCCGGCATCGAGGACTGCTACGCGGCCCTGTCCTGGATGTCCGAGAACGCCTCCGAACTGGGCGTCGATCCAGCACGCATCGCGATCGCCGGTCAGAGCGCGGGCGGCGGGCTCGCCGCGGGCACGGCGCTGATGGCCCGCGACCGCGGGGGGCCGGCCCTGTGCTTTCAGCTCCTCGAGATCCCCGAACTCGACGATCGACTCGATACACCGTCGATGCGCGCCTTCGAGGACACGCCGATGTGGAATCGCCCGAACGCGGTGTGGAGCTGGCGCCACTATCTGGGCCCGGACCACGCGGGGACCCCATCGCCCTATGCGGCGCCGTCTCGGGCGACGGATCTGCGCGGCCTCCCGCCGGCCTACGTCTCGACGATGGAGTTCGACCCGCTGCGCGACGAGGGCATCCGCTATGCACAGGCGCTGCTCGAAGCAGGCGTCTCGGTCGAGCTGCATTCGTACCCGGGAACGTTCCACGGGTCGGTGCTCGTCGCCGAGGCACCCGTGTCGAAACGCAGCGCGCGGGAGGCGATCGAGACGCTGCAGCGGCGTCTCCAGGCCTAGCGCGGGCTCCCTGCCTGTCGCCGGCTAGAGCGTGGCGGCGAAGGCGTTCCAGGTATCGATCGCCGCGTCGGCCGCCTGCGTATGGCGGCGGGCGGCCAGGCGTTCGGCGTCGATGTAGTCCTCGAGACAGCTTCCGTAGGCATTCGCAGCTTCCACGAAGGCCGCGACTGCCTCGCGATCGCGCATGTCCGCCGGGCGCTCGGGTTCGACGCAGTCGTGGCCGGCGGGTTCGGCATCGGCGGAGGCCAACTCCACGCACACCGCTCCCGTGGCCAGTCCGCAGACGCCGAGCCAGAGCCAGAATCGTCGCATCGCATCCCCCGCGTTCCGCTGCGTGGCCTGCAGCGTCGGCGGGAGTCTATCGCGACCCGCCGTGTCGGCGGGGACATCGCGCGGGCAGCCTCAGTCGTCGAGGGACCACTTCAGCTGGAACTCGACCTCTTCTTCCCCGGACCCGCGCTCGTGCTCGAGGTTGATCGTGGCGTCGGGCGGCACCGAGATCCGCTCCCCCGCGATCTGGATGCGGAAGCGTTTCCCGTCTTCGATGCAGTCCGCGAGGCGCCGCAGCTTCGCGACGAACTGCTTCGACGGATAGTCCTTTTCCACGTCGCGCTTGGCGCGGCGCTTGTGCTGGGCCATGTCTTCCTTCTCCGTGGGTGCGCGGGCGCGCATCGGTGGTTCGTGGCTAGGTCTCGATGCTCGGCGAACCCGAGCCCTTCTCGCGTCGTCGCCACCACGAGCGCGCGCGTCGGGCGGCCTCGGGGCCGGCGAGCAACGCGCCGCCCCAGAAAGCCACTTCGGCAGAGACGGCGAGCCCGCCGCCCAACAGCGCTTTGTCGGTGGTCGCCATCGACAGGAAGGGAATCGCGGGCAGGGGAACCCACAACAAGAAGGACAGCATGATCAAGCCACCCCCCAAGCGCGACCACGGGGATGCCTTGCGGGGTTCGGGTGCGGCGGATTCCGCCTCGGGTTCGTTCACGACCGGGAGGATTCCCCGTCGCTCCCGGTTCCACAACCGGAATTCACCTCGGCCGCTCTGCTACGGCGAGACGAATTGCTGGCGCGGATGTGCAGCTAGACGCCCGAGGGGCCGGTCTCTGCAGCGAAGAGTTCCGGGAGGAAGCCCGCGAGCGTCGTCATCTCTTCGTGGCAATGCACCTGGAGCGCGCGCCCCGCCTGGTCGCTCGCGGCGATCTTGCGCAGCCAGGAACGGTTCGCGATGCGATCGACGACGGAACCCATGCGACCGGTGCCGTGGACCATCCCCAACCAGAAGCGGCTGTGGAGTTCGCAGCCCCAGCTCGTGGGAAGCGCCAGATGTACGAGGCGACCGAGTTCGATCGGGTGACCGAGGAGCCCCGGGCGCGCACATACCGCGACGGCTTCCGGGTGGGCTGCCAGTGCGTCCCCGAAGAACTCCTCGGGCGCTTCGAAGGCGATGCGCAACTTCTGGAGTTTGCCGCCGATCAATTCGTGCACGAGATGCTTCGCGCCGATGTGGCTTTCGGGACTCTTGTCTTCCCAGTCCATCCAGAGGTGGTCGCGCGGATGCCAGCGACGGTAGTGCTCGGTGGTTTGCAAGTAGCGCGCGAACCACCACTCGAACATGGCGGGTGTGACGCCGGGCATGCGGGTGAGGACGGCCACGTGCAGCACGCCGTCGGGCAGACGCTCGATGCCGCTCGTGTAGGGAAGGCGCGCGGGATCGAGGAGCGGGGTGAGGTCGGAGAAATGCATCGAGGAAGACTCGGGGATCAGGGCCGGATCAGCCACATCATCCCGATCACCTGAAGGGCTGCGATCCAGACGAGGGCGAGGCGAGCGACGTGGAGGCGACTGGCGTAGCGCCGAGCCTTCGGCGCTGGCGGTAGCCCCTCGCGCAGGTCGAGCTCCCAACGACGCAGAGTTGGATCAGCGCCGAGTAGAGGGCCGCAGCGACCAGATTGCCTGCTGCGATGAAGAACGCCGCGCTGGTGAAGGACTCGCGGATGTCCGGATCGGCGATTGCCACGCCCACACCCGAAGCTCCGACGACGGCGAGGGCTACCACCGCGTCCGCGTAGTTCACGAGGCGGTCGGCGAGGGCGCGTTCCTCCGGATCGTTCGGCTCGGCTCCCACCGCGTCGGCGGGACGTTCGTCGGAAGCGGAGTCGGGCGGCGAGGACATGGGATCTCCGGAGTGATCACACGGGGAGTCGGTTCCAATCGCAGTGAAACCGTAACGTGTCCTTGCGCCGCGTATCAGGGGCATCGCCGGGCTGGGGTACCGCGCTCGACGTCGGGCTGGAGCTTCAGCCTACGAGATCGAGCGGTTCGCGGTGCTGGCGCCACGCGTCGAGCGCAACCGCAGCGTCGGAGCGCAACGCCACCAGGCCGCCCACGATCGCGCAGGTGGTGTCGGTGTCTCCGCCGGCCTCCGCAGTGGACCAGAGCGCGCGTTCGAAGTCGGGCGCGTGCGCCGCCTGCCACAGGGCGAAGGGCACGGTGTCGAGGGCCGTGACGCGCGCTCCGTTGCCGAGCCGCGCGGCCGCTTCCGAAGGCGCGCACTCGGACAGCGTCGCGGCCTGCTCGAGGGCATCCCGGACCGGGCTCGGCGCAAGCGCCTGGGCCACGGCCGCGAGTCGCTCCCCCGGAACCATCGACGCATGAACCAGCGCGCCAGCGACGGCCACCGCCTGGGCGCCTGCCACGCCATCGGGGTGGGCGTGAGTCACGCGCGCCGAAAGCGCGGCTTCCTGCGCCGCACGTTCGGGGTCGCCCGCATAGTAGGCGCCGATCGGTGCGGCGCGCATGGCGGCTCCGTTGCCGAGCGAGCCCTCCCCGCGGAAGGCCGCACGCGCGAGGTCGCGCCAGTCGCCGCCCTCGGCGAGCTGCCGAAGCAGACGCTGCGCTCCGCGTCCGTAGCCGCGGTTCGGATCGGCGACGAAGCGCGCCGCGAACGCCTGTGCGAGGGCGTCGGGCTCGATGCTCTCGTGGGTCTCGAGGTTCTCGACGATCGAGAGGGCCATCACCGTGTCGTCGGTCGTTCGCCACGGTCCGGGTGGCAGCCTGCGGGCGGGCGACGTCTGCGCCCCCGCAAGGGTCGCAGCGAAGGTCTCACCGAAGGCATCGCCGATCGAGAGACCGTCGAGCGAACGCCGGGCTCGCGCGCGAGGCGAGGCGTCGGCGCTCAACGCGATACCTCTTCTCGGAACAGCAGGTGGGGAAGCCCGGTGTGGGTGATGGTTCCCGCGGACGCGAACGCGAGCTTCTCGAGGACCCGACGCGAGCCCGCGTTGCTGGGGAGCGTGTAGGCAACGACGGTCTCGCACCCCGGCGGTCGGGGCGCGACGTGCAGCACCCAGTGTCCCATCTCGGAGGCGTAGCCCTGCCGCCACAGCGCGGGGCGCACGGCGTAGAGGAGCTCGACGCTTCCGGGCTCGACCGCGTCGGCAGGCGCGAGGCCCGCGTATCCGACGAAGCTTCCAGATCCAGACCCAGATGCGGAGACGGTCTCGCGAAACACCCACGGGCCGAAGCCCCGATCCTTCCACTGGGTTCGCCAGCGCCGGAGCACGGCTTCGCTCTCGTCTGGCGAGCGCTGGCCACCGAGGGTGGCTCCCACGCGCGGGTCCGCGAAGAGCGCGATGAGGTCAGGGAGATCGTCGCTCATCGGAGCGCTCGCGCGGATGCGCGGCTGGCGGTCGCTCACGCGGAGCCATCGCGTCGGGCGCGTCGGCGAAACGAGACTCCGGCGACGGCGATCGCGGTTGCGGGCAACCCGACCCAGAAGGCTTCGTTCGTGACGATGGCCAGCCCGGTCGTCGAGAAGAACGCCCGGACCGACAGCGGTGAGGTCGAGATCGGACGCCACTCGGCGAAGTGGCGCGCAGCGTCGAAGGGAATCCACAAGCCGACGCCCAGCCCGGCGTTGGTGAACGTATCGAGCAGGCCGTGGGACGCGACGGCCAAGCCGCAGAGAACGGCGATGCGACCCGCGAACGGCCGCCCACGCAGGAGTGCGTAGATCGCGCCTGCCACCGCGGCCGCGAACGGGAGGGAATGGGTCAAGCCCCGGTGACCCAAAGGGTGGCCGTAGGGGATGCCCCACCAGAAACCGATGACATCGAGGTCGGGCGCGGCGGAGAGCGCGGGCAGGCACCAAGGCAGCCAGCGGGGTCCGCCGCGCGGCCCCCAGGTCGACAGTGCGCCGCCGATGGCAGCATGGGCGAAGGCACTCGGCACGTGGCCCCAGTATGCCAGAGGGGCGCGCGTCTCCGATGTGACGCCGCCTACAGCAGACCGAGCGACGCAGCCAGGCACGCGACCGCCAACTGCAACTGATCCTGACGTCGCGCGCACCAGTCTTCGTTGAAGGCGCACCGGTACTGCCAGTGGAAGTGCTCCATCCTGCTGAGTTCGGCGGCGAGCTCGCCGTGGAGCCTCGAGGTGCCACCCGGGTGCTGGGCGACACGCTCGCTGGCCAGATAGCGCTGACAGGCGTCCCGGTAGGCCTGATCGAGGGAGCCGCCCGGCGCCTCGGGGAACTCCGGCGCCCCTGGCGGCGGAAGCGCGGCCTGTCGGAACGGCGCCCGGAGGTGCCAACCGCCGTCAGGCTCGATCGGAGCCCCGGGAGGCGGACCCAGGTTGTGCCACCAATGCCCGCAGAACCCGAGGGCGCTCAAGACGAGCGAGCACGAGACGAGGGCGGAAAGGACCAATTGCATGGAGCGGATCCCGTGGACGGGCGATCGGCCCCCGGAGCGCCTTGCCGCGATGGCCGAGCGCATCCCTCTCTGCAGTATGCCAGAGCGAAGCGCTGGTTGGGAAGGCGGGCACCCGGCGCGCGTTCACGCCGCCGCGCGCTCGGGCTGGGACCGCTGAATCGCGCTGCGGTGAACGCCATCACGGCGACGTGTTCGGCAAGCGCGGATCTTCGATCGCTTCGCCCGCTGCGAGGACCTTCCCCATACTGATGCGCGGCTCGACCGCGTAGCCGAGGCGTTCGTAGAAGCGGACGACCTCGGGGCTCGACGCGCGCACCTGCAGGTTGAGTTTCGGGCAGCCCAGTGCGGCGAGTCGCCGTTCCGCCTCGCGCAAGAGCCCGGCGCCGATCCCTTCGCGTCTCCGTTCTGGATCGACGGCCACGAGATGTAGCCAGCCGCGGTGTCCGTCGAAGCCGGCCATCGTCGTGCCGACGACGCCCCTTCCCACCCGCGCTACCAGGAAGAGCTCGGGTTGCACGTCGAGCTTGCGACGGATGTCGAGCACCGGGTCGTTGCGCGCGGGGGCATCGGGAAACACCGCGCGCCAGAGCGCGACGACCCCTTCGTGGTCGTCGGGGGCGTACGGTGCGACGATCGGTCGCGAGGCCATGGGACACTCCTTGGGTTCGTCCGAACCGAAGACGCCCCACGACGCAGGGGGCGCCGCGGCCGGAACGGGCTCGTGCGGCGCTAACGCTCTCGCTTCGGACGACGGACCCGCTCACCGCCGCAGCTCTGGCAGCGCGCGACCATGAGGGTCGTGCCATCCGAGCAGAAGGTGCAGTCGAAGCCGCAGAGGCACGCCTCGGCGCGCATCGGCAGGGCACCGTCGCACTTCTCGCAGGCGCTCTTCCTATCGAGAGCCATGGCACGACTCGTCCGGGAAATCGTTGGGATGAAGGTGCGAAGGCTATCACGGAAACCGGAGAGCGTCGGGCATCCGCGGTACCCTCGCCGGAGAGGAGGGAGCCATGCCATGACCGGTGGCTGTCAATGCGGCGCGGTTCGTTATCGCATCGAAGGCCCTCCGAAGGCCGTCACCGCGTGCCACTGCCGCGAGTGTCAGCGCCAATCGGGCAGTGCCTTCGGGATGAGCCTGATCGTCGCGCGCGACGGGTTTCATCTCGACCAGGGCGACGTGCAGGTGTACTCGCGCGTGGGAGAAAGCGGGCTCGAGGTGGCCGGAGCGTTCTGCGGCATCTGCGGGACGCGTCTGTACCACGATCTGGAGCGGAACCCGACGACGCGCAACGTCAAGGCGGGCACCCTGGACGATCCGTCGGAGTGTGCGCCCATCCTTCACGTGTGGACGGACAGCCGCCAGCGCTGGTTCACCCTGCCCGAGGCCGTACCTCACTTCGGGCGCAATCCGGGCGAGTGACGAACGCCCGCAGGCCGCTGGTCTGCGATCAGGCCGGAAGCCAGGCGTAGCCGCTGCGCAGGGCCTCGCGTCCCCCGGATTCGAGGACGTCGCCGTGGGACACCACGACGCGTTCGAAGGGCCAGGCCAGCACGCGATCGAGGGAACGACGGAACGCGAGGCGGTCTCGGATCATCACCCGCTCGATCAGAGACGGCGCGAGCTGGTCGAAGGAGCCGAGCAACCGGAAGGCCCACCGCGTCAGCCACGGGTGACGATCGCGCACGTAGAAGGCGATGTCGGTGGCGATGAGCGTCGCGCTCGGTGCGTGGAAGAAGACGACCTCGTTCGCGAACGGGTATCCCGCGAAGAACACCTGGTCCAGTGCGTCGCCCCATTCTGCAGGCGCCACGTCGCCGAGAACCGCGGTGATCTTCAGGTCGGGCCGCTTCGTTTCGAGGCCCGGAGCCACATGAAGCGTGGCGTCGGGGAAGGCGGCTTGCCAGTCACCGACGTAGAGATGATGCAGGCGGTTCGGCGCCAACAGGGCGCGCACGGGCCCGAGAGCTTCTACTTCGCGGCACAGGGCGTCGTCGAGCGGGATCGGCGAGTGGACCCAGAGGCTCTCGTCGGGCAGACGCGCCACCGTCATGCGGCAGCCGACTTCGAGTCCACCGAAACGGAGCGGGGCCTCCGCAGTGAAGAGGTCCGGCGCGAGCTGTTGCATCGAAGCTCCGTGGAAGGGAAGCAGGCTCCTAGGAGTCGCTTCCGTCCCCTTTGGGCGCGCCGCTCGAGTATGCCGGAGATGCATCCGCCTCGCCGGACGTCTCATGAGCGTCGAGGCACGCTGCACAGATACACGCGGTGGGCGCGGCCTGGGCGAGCAGGTCGGGAGGGAAGGAGCGCGCCGCGCACCAGCAAGGCGCAGCGTCTCCGGCCTCGGCGCGGGCCAGCGCGCACGCGTTCGGCTGGCTGCAGAGCGGGCAGACGCCGGTTTTCGGCTGGGCCGGATCGCTCACGCCTGCGTCGCCCAATTCAAGGCGGCTTCGAGGCGATCGTTGCCCCAGAAGAGCTCGTCGCCCACGAGGAACGACGGCGCGCCGAAGAGGCCGCGCTCCGCTGCCTCTTCGCTCTGTGTGCGCAGCGCCTGCTTCGAGTCCGGGCTCACGGCCGCGGCGAGGACGGTCTCGGCGTCGGCACCCGCTGCGTTCAGGCAGTCGGTCAACACTTCGGGCGATGCGATGTTCCGGTCGTCCGCGAAGTTCGCGTGGTAGACGCGTCGAACGAACTCGGGCACCCAGGGCTCCTCCGCGTGGTGGCAGGTGACACGGGCGGCGGTCAGGCCGTTGCGCGGGAACTCGGACGGCTTTCGAAAGTCGACGCCCTGCGCCGCGCAGATCCGCTCCATGTCGCGCCACATGTAGCGCCCCTTCACCGGATAGAGATTGAACGGGGAGTCGTTCCAGCCCTGCGTGTGGAAGATCGGTCCGAGCAGGAACGCCCGCCACACGACATCGACACCACGCTCCCGGGCCAACGCTTCGACGCGTTGCGAGGCTGGGTAGGAGTAGGTGCTCGCAAACTCGAACCAGAACTCGATCGGCATGGGAGGCTCCGGCGACAGCGCTGTGCGAAGCGTACCCGACTCGACCGGCTAGGAGTCGCCGGGTCGCAGTCGGTTCTCGAGAACCCGGACGTGAACGGGCTTCCAGAAGGGGAACCAGCGCAGACTCTGGCGGCTGTGTTCCCTCCAATCGCCCTGCCGCTCCTCTTCGAGCGCCCAGCGATGGGCGGTCTCGCCGCGGTACCAGACGCGGAGTCTGCACGCGCCGAACAGGCCGTACGACACACAATCGAGGGCTTCGCGCGCCGAGTCGAAGCGCTCGTACCAGCCCGCGAAGTGCACGAGGAAGCGGTTGCCTTCGCGAAGGAGGGCCACGGGAAACGTGGAATCGCCCTCGGGAAAGACCTCGATGGCGTCCTCGCGTGCGTCGACGCGCAGCGCAGGGTGGCGCGCCACGCGCCGCTTCAGCTCAGCGAAGACGTCCATGGGAGCCGAGTCTCTGGCCGCGCTCGTCGAAGTCGAGTGTGACCTGTTGGTCGTGGACCCAGACGGCCCGGCGCTCGCGGAGTTGCGGCGTGAATCGCCACCGCCGCACGATCCGGAGTGCCATCGCGTCGTGCACGCCCGCTGGCTCCGAACGGACGACACGCACGTTCCGGGTCGCGCCGCTCGGCGCGATGTCGTAGGCGACGTCGACGAAGCCCGGTTCGACGACGCGGCTCGGCGGAGCCGGGGATGCGCACCCGAGTGCGATCGCGAGCCACACCAGCGCCGCCGGCCGAGTCACGTCTGAACG comes from Myxococcota bacterium and encodes:
- a CDS encoding alpha/beta hydrolase, with product MSRYAYDPDLVPALDLLPTVSDLSSLDSIREIRAARAALPKPPDRDDVTLEDRTVPGCDGDPPVPVRIYRPKAPADGLRPGVFEIHGGGFLMGSIEMMDPWCQLVASVLDAVIVSVEYRLAPEHPFPAGIEDCYAALSWMSENASELGVDPARIAIAGQSAGGGLAAGTALMARDRGGPALCFQLLEIPELDDRLDTPSMRAFEDTPMWNRPNAVWSWRHYLGPDHAGTPSPYAAPSRATDLRGLPPAYVSTMEFDPLRDEGIRYAQALLEAGVSVELHSYPGTFHGSVLVAEAPVSKRSAREAIETLQRRLQA
- a CDS encoding amphi-Trp domain-containing protein, which translates into the protein MAQHKRRAKRDVEKDYPSKQFVAKLRRLADCIEDGKRFRIQIAGERISVPPDATINLEHERGSGEEEVEFQLKWSLDD
- a CDS encoding transporter suffix domain-containing protein, encoding MNEPEAESAAPEPRKASPWSRLGGGLIMLSFLLWVPLPAIPFLSMATTDKALLGGGLAVSAEVAFWGGALLAGPEAARRARSWWRRREKGSGSPSIET
- a CDS encoding ADP-ribosylglycohydrolase family protein, which codes for MSADASPRARARRSLDGLSIGDAFGETFAATLAGAQTSPARRLPPGPWRTTDDTVMALSIVENLETHESIEPDALAQAFAARFVADPNRGYGRGAQRLLRQLAEGGDWRDLARAAFRGEGSLGNGAAMRAAPIGAYYAGDPERAAQEAALSARVTHAHPDGVAGAQAVAVAGALVHASMVPGERLAAVAQALAPSPVRDALEQAATLSECAPSEAAARLGNGARVTALDTVPFALWQAAHAPDFERALWSTAEAGGDTDTTCAIVGGLVALRSDAAVALDAWRQHREPLDLVG
- a CDS encoding GNAT family N-acetyltransferase gives rise to the protein MSDDLPDLIALFADPRVGATLGGQRSPDESEAVLRRWRTQWKDRGFGPWVFRETVSASGSGSGSFVGYAGLAPADAVEPGSVELLYAVRPALWRQGYASEMGHWVLHVAPRPPGCETVVAYTLPSNAGSRRVLEKLAFASAGTITHTGLPHLLFREEVSR
- a CDS encoding metal-dependent hydrolase encodes the protein MPSAFAHAAIGGALSTWGPRGGPRWLPWCLPALSAAPDLDVIGFWWGIPYGHPLGHRGLTHSLPFAAAVAGAIYALLRGRPFAGRIAVLCGLAVASHGLLDTFTNAGLGVGLWIPFDAARHFAEWRPISTSPLSVRAFFSTTGLAIVTNEAFWVGLPATAIAVAGVSFRRRARRDGSA
- a CDS encoding GNAT family acetyltransferase, with the protein product MASRPIVAPYAPDDHEGVVALWRAVFPDAPARNDPVLDIRRKLDVQPELFLVARVGRGVVGTTMAGFDGHRGWLHLVAVDPERRREGIGAGLLREAERRLAALGCPKLNLQVRASSPEVVRFYERLGYAVEPRISMGKVLAAGEAIEDPRLPNTSP
- a CDS encoding DUF1272 domain-containing protein codes for the protein MALDRKSACEKCDGALPMRAEACLCGFDCTFCSDGTTLMVARCQSCGGERVRRPKRER
- a CDS encoding GFA family protein, which encodes MTGGCQCGAVRYRIEGPPKAVTACHCRECQRQSGSAFGMSLIVARDGFHLDQGDVQVYSRVGESGLEVAGAFCGICGTRLYHDLERNPTTRNVKAGTLDDPSECAPILHVWTDSRQRWFTLPEAVPHFGRNPGE
- a CDS encoding DUF4336 domain-containing protein, with product MQQLAPDLFTAEAPLRFGGLEVGCRMTVARLPDESLWVHSPIPLDDALCREVEALGPVRALLAPNRLHHLYVGDWQAAFPDATLHVAPGLETKRPDLKITAVLGDVAPAEWGDALDQVFFAGYPFANEVVFFHAPSATLIATDIAFYVRDRHPWLTRWAFRLLGSFDQLAPSLIERVMIRDRLAFRRSLDRVLAWPFERVVVSHGDVLESGGREALRSGYAWLPA
- a CDS encoding cysteine-rich CWC family protein, yielding MSDPAQPKTGVCPLCSQPNACALARAEAGDAAPCWCAARSFPPDLLAQAAPTACICAACLDAHETSGEADASPAYSSGAPKGDGSDS
- a CDS encoding 2-hydroxychromene-2-carboxylate isomerase; translation: MPIEFWFEFASTYSYPASQRVEALARERGVDVVWRAFLLGPIFHTQGWNDSPFNLYPVKGRYMWRDMERICAAQGVDFRKPSEFPRNGLTAARVTCHHAEEPWVPEFVRRVYHANFADDRNIASPEVLTDCLNAAGADAETVLAAAVSPDSKQALRTQSEEAAERGLFGAPSFLVGDELFWGNDRLEAALNWATQA
- a CDS encoding TonB family protein: MTRPAALVWLAIALGCASPAPPSRVVEPGFVDVAYDIAPSGATRNVRVVRSEPAGVHDAMALRIVRRWRFTPQLRERRAVWVHDQQVTLDFDERGQRLGSHGRLR